The following are from one region of the Nicotiana tomentosiformis chromosome 7, ASM39032v3, whole genome shotgun sequence genome:
- the LOC138895520 gene encoding uncharacterized protein has translation MDSGCSKHMTGNTINFLSLKALQGGSVSFGNGKKGYILGVGSIGKSLTHSIENVYFVNGLKYSLLSVSQLCDKGNKVEFLSKICTVTNHVTGEVVLVAKRYKNIYVVDFESLQSGDLSYLRTIGDDAELWQRRLGHASFSLLNKLVHKD, from the coding sequence atggatagtggttgctcaaagcacatgactggAAACACAATCAATTTTCTTTCACTGAAggccctgcaaggagggagtgtatcctttggaaatggcaaaaaaggatacattctgggagttggaagcATTGGGAAGTCACTCACTCACTCAATTGAGAACGTGTACTTTGTCAATGGCTTGAAGTATAGTCTACTGAGTGTCTCTCAGCTATGTGACAAGGGAAACAAAGTAGAATTCTTGTCAAAGATATGCACAGTCACAAATCATGTGACTGGAGAGGTGGTGCTAGTGGCCAAGAGATACAAGAACATTtatgttgttgattttgagtcccTGCAAAGTGGTGATCTCAGCTATCTAAGAACCATTGGTGATGATGCTGAATTATGGCAAAGACGGCTGGGGCATGCAAGCTTTTCATTACTGAACAAACTAGTCCATAAGGACTAG